One Entomomonas asaccharolytica DNA segment encodes these proteins:
- a CDS encoding cobalt-factor II C(20)-methyltransferase: protein MTGKLYAIGTGPGASDLITVRAARLLAHMDIVYAPAARKGGDSLALSIVREYIGSQTEIKERHFPMSNNTEEKQQAWQAVTDEIVSDITAGKKVAFVSLGDVMLYSTWVSILERLPDGLDIEIIPGITSFALIAAKTKRPLAMETQSLVVMSCTVGKEILAQALQQHSSLVLMKAASCLPDVKALIEELGLLDYAVLVSDASLTSEKQYRNLKDIPADEKLPYFTTILVNKQWSKS, encoded by the coding sequence ATGACTGGAAAATTATACGCAATAGGAACAGGCCCTGGTGCATCTGATTTAATTACTGTAAGGGCGGCTAGATTATTAGCTCATATGGATATCGTCTATGCCCCTGCTGCCCGTAAAGGTGGCGATAGCTTGGCGCTTTCTATTGTGCGCGAATATATTGGCAGCCAAACCGAAATTAAAGAACGCCATTTCCCCATGAGCAATAACACAGAGGAAAAACAACAAGCATGGCAAGCGGTAACTGATGAAATTGTTAGCGATATAACCGCAGGCAAAAAAGTTGCTTTTGTATCCTTAGGCGATGTCATGCTCTACAGCACATGGGTAAGTATTTTAGAACGCTTACCTGATGGTTTAGATATAGAAATTATCCCTGGTATTACCTCATTTGCTCTAATTGCCGCCAAAACAAAACGCCCGTTAGCAATGGAAACCCAATCCTTAGTAGTGATGTCTTGTACTGTAGGTAAAGAAATACTAGCCCAAGCACTACAACAACATTCAAGCCTAGTACTAATGAAAGCCGCCTCTTGCCTACCTGATGTAAAAGCATTAATTGAAGAATTAGGGTTATTAGATTATGCGGTATTAGTATCTGATGCTTCCCTAACTTCTGAAAAGCAATACCGTAATTTAAAAGATATTCCAGCCGATGAAAAACTACCTTACTTTACTACTATTTTGGTGAATAAGCAGTGGAGTAAAAGCTAA
- the cbiK gene encoding sirohydrochlorin cobaltochelatase: MKKALLVVSFGTSYPETRIKNIEACEQAMRDICPDRDFFRSWTSHIIRRKIAERDQMYVDSPQQALERLIEQGYTDVVIQSLHIINGEEYEKITSEVMVYKDQFQRMEIGKPLLTTFEDFETVIDALRAQAPNLQPDERVLFMGHGTTHHTFAAYACIDHLFMDKKLPFMMGAVESYPEIETILERLQRDKVRKVHLMPFMIVAGDHAINDMASDEVDSWNSQIKALGIETECYLQGLGENQQIRALFAQHLLDAVSEKQ, from the coding sequence GTGAAAAAAGCATTATTAGTGGTTAGTTTTGGGACTAGTTACCCTGAAACACGAATCAAAAATATTGAAGCCTGTGAGCAGGCGATGCGTGATATATGTCCAGACCGTGACTTTTTCCGTTCTTGGACATCACATATTATTCGTAGAAAAATTGCAGAGCGCGATCAAATGTATGTGGATAGTCCACAACAAGCCTTAGAACGGTTAATTGAGCAAGGTTATACTGATGTGGTTATTCAATCACTACATATTATTAACGGTGAAGAGTACGAGAAAATTACCAGTGAAGTAATGGTATATAAAGATCAGTTTCAGCGTATGGAAATTGGTAAACCTCTACTAACTACTTTTGAAGACTTTGAAACAGTTATTGACGCATTAAGAGCCCAAGCACCTAACTTGCAACCCGATGAGCGAGTACTGTTTATGGGACATGGTACTACTCATCATACCTTTGCTGCTTACGCTTGTATCGATCATCTATTTATGGATAAAAAACTACCTTTTATGATGGGCGCAGTAGAAAGCTATCCTGAAATAGAAACTATTTTAGAACGCTTACAACGAGATAAGGTGCGTAAGGTACATTTAATGCCGTTTATGATAGTGGCTGGCGATCATGCTATTAATGATATGGCATCTGATGAAGTAGATTCTTGGAATAGCCAAATTAAAGCGTTAGGTATTGAAACAGAGTGCTACCTGCAAGGCTTAGGTGAAAACCAACAAATCCGAGCATTATTTGCCCAACATTTATTAGATGCAGTAAGTGAGAAACAATAA
- a CDS encoding adenosylcobinamide-GDP ribazoletransferase, translating to MIPDEYFKNIIYYWSMAGWLTASVMMLVLYLSSLLFPISVAVMLAIASRLLLTGALHEDGLADFFDGFGGGISKERILAIMKDSHIGCYGVLGLIIYFLLLFSLLSALPVYLACVAILVADPFCKGLSSFITVRLSYARTAETSKVKVVYDDIKAKYFLYSISFALVPLLIIFGIISPIYYLAILLPVAVFFLLTAFMSSKIQGYTGDCVGALFLMTELSFYLSFVALVRLV from the coding sequence ATGATTCCTGATGAATACTTTAAAAATATTATCTACTATTGGTCAATGGCGGGTTGGTTAACTGCCTCTGTAATGATGCTGGTACTGTATTTAAGTAGCTTGTTATTTCCTATATCAGTGGCTGTTATGCTAGCCATAGCCAGTAGATTATTACTAACAGGCGCATTACACGAAGATGGTTTAGCTGATTTCTTTGATGGCTTTGGTGGTGGTATTTCCAAAGAGCGTATATTAGCTATTATGAAAGATAGCCATATAGGCTGTTATGGTGTATTGGGTTTAATTATCTATTTTTTATTACTTTTTTCTTTACTAAGTGCTTTGCCCGTGTATTTGGCTTGTGTTGCTATTTTAGTGGCTGATCCATTTTGTAAAGGGTTGTCGTCTTTTATTACGGTGCGTTTAAGCTATGCTCGTACGGCAGAAACCAGTAAAGTAAAAGTTGTGTATGATGATATTAAAGCCAAGTATTTTTTATATTCCATTAGCTTTGCTTTAGTACCTTTATTAATTATCTTTGGCATTATCTCACCTATTTATTACCTAGCAATACTGTTACCCGTTGCTGTATTTTTTCTATTAACTGCTTTTATGAGCAGTAAAATACAAGGCTATACAGGTGATTGCGTAGGGGCTTTATTTTTAATGACAGAATTGTCTTTCTATTTATCATTTGTTGCTTTAGTAAGGTTAGTATGA
- the cobC gene encoding alpha-ribazole phosphatase — protein MKLYFIRHTAVDVAQGVCYGWSDVGLKESFKDEANTVFEQIEAIKFDQVYTSPLSRCTKLANYCGYANAIVDGRLKELNFGDWEMQKWDDIQDPNLQNFYNDWLNIAATNGESFADLYKRFVEFINTLPTNIEKAAIFTHGGIINCGRVYAGVTTVANMFNHTPSYGSVTVLDIFPNLDLNKG, from the coding sequence ATGAAGCTTTATTTTATTCGCCATACAGCGGTTGATGTTGCGCAAGGTGTTTGTTATGGCTGGAGCGATGTGGGTTTAAAAGAGAGCTTTAAAGACGAAGCCAACACAGTGTTTGAGCAAATTGAAGCAATTAAGTTTGATCAGGTTTACACTAGCCCCTTAAGCCGTTGTACCAAGCTTGCTAATTATTGTGGTTATGCTAATGCAATTGTCGATGGTCGTTTAAAAGAGCTAAATTTTGGTGATTGGGAAATGCAAAAATGGGATGATATTCAAGACCCTAATTTACAAAATTTTTATAATGATTGGCTTAATATTGCCGCTACCAATGGCGAATCATTTGCTGATTTATATAAACGTTTTGTTGAGTTTATTAATACCTTGCCAACCAATATTGAAAAGGCAGCAATCTTTACCCATGGTGGTATTATTAACTGCGGCCGTGTTTACGCAGGTGTGACAACCGTAGCAAATATGTTTAACCATACACCCAGTTATGGTTCTGTTACTGTACTAGATATTTTTCCTAACCTTGATCTAAATAAAGGCTAA
- a CDS encoding energy-coupling factor ABC transporter permease — protein MNIRFKRLSVIGGVALLILFPQQAFAMHIMEGFLPPLWAGTWWAIYIPFLILGIYQLKKISMGSTDKKVLLALCAAFVFVLSSLKMPSVTGSCSHPTGVGLGVVMFGPWVMAVLAGIVLLFQALFLAHGGLTTLGANGMSMAVFGPVVGYYIWRISCKFKIRKDVGVFLCAFTADIVTYFVTSIQLAGAFPDPQLGFLAAATKFMSIFCLTQIPIAIAEGLLTVIIYNVITERKIAPVGGFTQ, from the coding sequence ATGAATATCAGATTCAAGCGTTTATCAGTAATTGGCGGGGTGGCCTTACTGATATTATTTCCGCAACAAGCTTTTGCAATGCATATTATGGAAGGGTTTTTACCCCCACTTTGGGCTGGTACTTGGTGGGCAATTTATATTCCTTTTCTAATTCTGGGCATCTATCAATTAAAGAAAATATCTATGGGTAGTACTGATAAAAAAGTATTACTAGCACTTTGTGCTGCTTTTGTGTTTGTACTGTCTTCTTTAAAAATGCCATCTGTCACAGGTAGCTGCTCACACCCTACGGGCGTTGGCTTAGGGGTGGTGATGTTTGGCCCTTGGGTAATGGCTGTGTTAGCAGGTATTGTGTTGTTATTCCAAGCTTTGTTTTTAGCTCATGGCGGGTTAACTACGTTAGGCGCTAACGGTATGTCAATGGCGGTATTTGGGCCTGTGGTTGGTTATTACATTTGGCGAATCTCCTGTAAGTTTAAAATTCGTAAAGATGTAGGGGTATTTTTATGTGCCTTTACAGCCGATATTGTCACTTACTTTGTCACTTCTATTCAGTTAGCAGGCGCTTTCCCTGACCCACAGTTAGGTTTTTTGGCTGCTGCTACTAAATTTATGAGTATTTTCTGCTTAACGCAAATCCCTATTGCTATTGCTGAGGGGTTATTAACAGTTATTATTTATAATGTTATTACTGAGCGTAAAATTGCACCAGTTGGGGGCTTTACACAATGA
- the cbiQ gene encoding cobalt ECF transporter T component CbiQ, with protein MLEIDHYAYQSRWREINPLTKGLAYIVLLLVALCSIWFVQLIILVVLAPITCYVTRISFSKYCKWMMVPFAFLMVSVAGILLSFDWSNSKLLASFHIGSLYIGVSAESLWVAQNAFFRSLSCLAITYLFVLTTPFDQLIQIGKKIHMPKALLEIILLTYRFIFIFLDEVAAIKRAQTLRFGYISPRTSYRSLGMLITMLLSRVLTRYSQMTIALETKLFRGDFHL; from the coding sequence ATGTTAGAAATTGATCATTATGCCTATCAAAGCCGCTGGCGTGAAATAAATCCGCTAACTAAAGGGTTAGCTTATATTGTTTTATTGCTAGTGGCTTTGTGTTCAATATGGTTTGTACAATTAATTATTTTAGTTGTACTAGCACCTATCACTTGTTATGTTACACGGATTAGTTTTAGTAAATACTGTAAATGGATGATGGTTCCTTTTGCTTTTCTAATGGTAAGTGTAGCAGGTATTTTATTATCTTTTGACTGGAGTAATAGTAAGCTGTTAGCCAGCTTTCATATTGGTTCACTTTATATTGGGGTAAGTGCCGAGTCCTTATGGGTAGCACAAAATGCTTTTTTCCGAAGCTTATCTTGTTTAGCTATTACTTATTTATTTGTATTAACTACTCCCTTTGACCAGTTAATTCAAATTGGTAAAAAAATCCATATGCCGAAAGCATTGTTGGAAATTATTTTACTCACCTATCGCTTTATATTTATCTTTTTAGATGAAGTGGCAGCCATCAAGCGTGCCCAAACATTACGTTTTGGTTATATCTCACCTAGAACCAGTTATCGCTCTTTGGGTATGTTGATAACCATGTTACTAAGCCGAGTTTTAACCCGTTATAGCCAAATGACTATAGCCCTAGAAACTAAGTTATTTAGGGGTGATTTTCACCTTTAA
- a CDS encoding energy-coupling factor ABC transporter substrate-binding protein, translating into MKKNLLLLTIVVIMCLVPFFLPANKGAEFSGADGQAEEAITQSHPDYEPWFESFFEPASGEVESLLFTLQGSIGTGIICYILGFYRGRRPKTDVRN; encoded by the coding sequence ATGAAAAAGAATCTATTGTTATTAACCATTGTGGTAATTATGTGTTTAGTCCCTTTCTTTTTGCCTGCTAATAAAGGGGCAGAGTTTAGCGGTGCAGATGGTCAAGCAGAGGAGGCTATTACTCAAAGCCATCCTGATTATGAACCATGGTTTGAGTCTTTCTTTGAGCCTGCTAGTGGCGAAGTAGAAAGTTTACTATTTACCTTACAAGGCTCTATTGGCACAGGGATAATTTGCTATATTTTAGGCTTTTATCGTGGTAGAAGGCCAAAGACTGATGTTAGAAATTGA
- the cobU gene encoding bifunctional adenosylcobinamide kinase/adenosylcobinamide-phosphate guanylyltransferase, with product MKKITLVTGGQRSGKSSFAEKLALSLSANPIYIATSRVWDEEYRQRIQRHQLARGNEWVNIEEEKKLSQHNVINKVVLVDCVTLWATNYFFDLDSNIEQALTELKQEFDLFTQQDAQFIFVTNEIGLGGTPENTLQRKFTDLLGWLNQYIAEQADEVYFSVSGIPMKIKG from the coding sequence ATGAAAAAAATAACCTTAGTAACAGGTGGTCAACGGTCAGGCAAAAGTAGTTTTGCTGAAAAGTTAGCATTATCGTTAAGCGCTAATCCTATCTATATCGCCACTTCTCGCGTTTGGGATGAAGAATATAGGCAACGTATTCAAAGGCACCAATTAGCACGTGGTAATGAATGGGTAAATATTGAAGAAGAAAAAAAATTATCACAGCATAATGTTATTAATAAAGTGGTGCTAGTTGATTGCGTTACCTTATGGGCTACCAATTATTTTTTTGATTTAGACAGTAATATTGAACAAGCATTAACTGAGCTTAAGCAAGAGTTTGATTTGTTTACGCAACAAGATGCGCAGTTTATTTTTGTGACTAATGAAATTGGTTTAGGTGGTACGCCAGAAAATACCTTACAAAGAAAGTTTACCGATTTATTAGGTTGGTTAAATCAATATATTGCAGAGCAGGCCGACGAAGTTTATTTCAGTGTTTCGGGCATACCGATGAAAATTAAGGGGTAG
- the cobT gene encoding nicotinate-nucleotide--dimethylbenzimidazole phosphoribosyltransferase, translating into MRSFVINKPDEVICSLLQDKIDNLAKPKGSLGLLEKIAKQVGTIQQSLSPQLTNPHHILFAADHGIAESGVSPSPKSITWQQALNFVEGGGGINIFVRQNGFKLLVVDAGVDYDFEADTGIIDRKISKGTANFLYEAAMTEQQMEQAINTGVELVEQCQQAGCNIISFGELGIANTSPSSIWMSYLTGIDLKQCVGAGSGWASEGTLRKYQVLQQAVDNYQGDSSALDIMRYFGGYEMVMTVGAMLRAAELAMIILVDGFIMTNCILMAAKFYPNIINYAIFGHQGEETGHKLLLDYMGVQSLLQLQFRLGEGTGAVCAFPLVDSAVRMMNEMKSFAKAEVTPITKC; encoded by the coding sequence ATGAGAAGTTTTGTAATTAATAAACCAGATGAAGTGATTTGCTCCTTGCTACAAGATAAGATTGATAATCTTGCTAAACCAAAGGGTTCGTTAGGACTATTAGAAAAAATAGCTAAGCAAGTAGGCACTATTCAACAAAGCCTATCGCCCCAATTAACTAATCCTCATCATATTTTATTTGCAGCGGATCATGGTATTGCTGAGTCTGGTGTAAGCCCTTCACCTAAATCTATCACTTGGCAACAAGCCCTTAATTTTGTGGAAGGTGGTGGTGGCATTAATATTTTTGTACGGCAAAATGGTTTTAAACTGCTAGTGGTCGATGCAGGTGTTGATTACGATTTTGAGGCAGATACGGGCATTATTGATCGTAAAATTAGTAAAGGTACAGCTAATTTTCTTTATGAAGCAGCTATGACAGAACAGCAAATGGAACAGGCGATTAACACAGGGGTGGAACTCGTAGAGCAATGCCAGCAAGCAGGCTGTAATATTATATCTTTTGGAGAATTAGGCATTGCTAATACCTCGCCATCTTCTATTTGGATGAGCTATCTAACAGGTATTGATTTAAAACAATGTGTGGGTGCAGGCTCAGGTTGGGCTTCTGAGGGTACTTTGCGTAAATATCAAGTATTGCAACAAGCGGTAGATAACTATCAGGGTGATAGTTCAGCACTGGATATTATGCGTTATTTTGGTGGTTATGAAATGGTGATGACGGTAGGTGCCATGTTACGAGCTGCCGAATTAGCGATGATTATTTTGGTGGATGGTTTTATTATGACCAACTGCATTTTAATGGCAGCTAAGTTTTATCCTAATATTATTAATTATGCAATTTTTGGTCATCAAGGTGAGGAAACAGGTCATAAACTATTGTTAGATTATATGGGTGTGCAATCATTATTGCAGTTGCAATTTAGACTAGGAGAGGGGACGGGTGCAGTCTGCGCCTTTCCACTAGTTGATTCTGCAGTGCGAATGATGAATGAAATGAAATCTTTTGCCAAGGCGGAAGTTACTCCGATTACCAAATGCTAG
- a CDS encoding HNH endonuclease signature motif containing protein: MEKYWIVALGETYHIATSEGFLWSPKLTKAGRRNVGYENMNVAQVGDIVFTCVDQHIKDIGIVIQSSYSRVAPEYSTFNNWANMDGHALRIDWFHPKQDIFLKNYIDLINKINSSPSPFVKQKNKSELSTIGLKQQYLIEISKEYANFFFEKLSIENKVNDIKLELDKLLVQEIVEKDTSAIPVNTTKKALVDIRTAQLKFTENLLKIEKVCRVTNTLYDFDKIKDRYLIASHIKRWVDCTREERVDGNNGLLLAPHIDYLFDRYLISFQKDGTMLISEIVKKDAIFEKWNIIEKNVGCFSDKQDFYLKDHRDKFFKKQKES; this comes from the coding sequence ATGGAAAAGTATTGGATTGTTGCTCTTGGGGAGACTTATCATATAGCGACTAGTGAAGGTTTTCTATGGTCACCAAAACTAACTAAAGCTGGTAGAAGAAACGTTGGTTATGAGAATATGAATGTTGCTCAAGTTGGCGATATTGTTTTTACTTGCGTAGATCAACATATCAAAGATATTGGCATTGTAATACAATCATCTTATTCTCGAGTTGCCCCAGAGTATTCAACATTTAATAACTGGGCTAATATGGATGGCCATGCTTTAAGAATAGATTGGTTTCATCCCAAACAAGATATTTTTCTAAAAAATTATATAGATTTAATAAATAAAATTAACTCATCACCTTCACCTTTTGTTAAACAAAAAAATAAAAGTGAACTAAGTACAATTGGGTTAAAACAACAATATTTGATAGAGATCTCTAAGGAATATGCAAATTTTTTCTTTGAAAAATTGTCCATTGAAAATAAAGTTAATGATATTAAATTAGAGTTAGATAAATTATTAGTGCAAGAAATAGTTGAAAAAGATACTTCTGCCATACCAGTTAATACAACTAAAAAAGCACTAGTTGATATTAGGACAGCACAGTTAAAATTTACTGAAAACCTATTAAAAATTGAGAAAGTTTGTCGAGTAACAAATACATTGTATGATTTCGATAAAATAAAAGATAGATACTTAATAGCTAGTCATATTAAACGCTGGGTAGATTGTACCAGAGAGGAAAGAGTTGATGGTAATAATGGTTTACTTTTAGCTCCTCATATTGATTACTTATTTGATAGATATTTAATAAGTTTTCAGAAAGATGGAACTATGTTGATTTCTGAGATAGTCAAAAAAGATGCCATTTTTGAAAAATGGAATATTATAGAAAAAAATGTTGGTTGTTTTAGTGATAAACAAGATTTTTATTTAAAAGATCATAGAGATAAGTTTTTTAAAAAGCAAAAAGAAAGTTAA
- a CDS encoding aminotransferase class I/II-fold pyridoxal phosphate-dependent enzyme, producing the protein MINGHGDDGYQYPIITANFSSNVYHQSDLSGLEQYLAQHIEAIYSYPEPDAVSIRKLLAEQANITDSCISVTNGATEAIYLIAQAFVGSKTTIASPVFSEYADACEIHQHQLQHVFNISDIPAETELCWLCSPNNPTGEVYSEQQLLTLFKQYPTTYFVIDQSYAAFAENALLAIDKVIQYPNVIVLHSMTKKFAIPGLRLGYLVANSDLIARINYFRMPWSVNSLAIVAGKYLLQHANELQVYLLTLLQQTKQLQQALAAFKQLQVLPTQTHYFLVKLLNGKSAAELKNYLANKHHLLIRDAANFVGLDQYYFRVASQSVAQNNQLVAAIGEWLTEQQ; encoded by the coding sequence ATGATTAATGGGCATGGTGATGATGGTTATCAGTATCCAATAATTACAGCTAATTTTAGCTCTAATGTTTATCACCAATCGGATTTATCAGGTTTAGAACAATACCTAGCACAGCATATTGAGGCTATTTATAGTTATCCCGAGCCTGATGCAGTTTCTATTAGAAAGTTATTAGCAGAGCAGGCTAATATTACCGATAGTTGTATTTCTGTTACTAATGGAGCAACAGAGGCAATTTACCTTATTGCGCAAGCGTTTGTTGGTAGTAAAACGACTATTGCATCGCCTGTATTTAGTGAATATGCGGATGCTTGTGAGATACACCAACACCAACTACAACATGTTTTTAATATAAGCGATATTCCTGCTGAAACAGAATTATGTTGGTTATGTAGCCCTAATAATCCAACGGGTGAAGTTTATTCGGAACAGCAATTACTTACCTTATTTAAGCAATATCCAACAACGTATTTTGTAATTGATCAATCCTATGCAGCCTTTGCAGAAAATGCATTATTAGCCATTGATAAAGTGATTCAATACCCTAATGTAATAGTGTTGCATTCTATGACTAAGAAGTTTGCTATCCCAGGTTTACGACTGGGTTATTTAGTAGCTAATAGTGATTTAATAGCACGTATTAATTATTTTCGAATGCCTTGGTCCGTCAATAGTTTAGCCATAGTGGCAGGCAAATATTTATTACAACATGCTAATGAATTACAGGTTTATTTATTAACCTTATTGCAACAAACCAAGCAATTACAGCAAGCCTTAGCAGCCTTTAAGCAACTACAGGTTTTACCTACGCAAACCCATTACTTTTTAGTGAAATTATTAAATGGTAAAAGTGCTGCTGAATTAAAAAATTATTTAGCCAATAAACATCATTTATTAATTCGTGACGCGGCTAATTTTGTGGGATTAGATCAATATTATTTTAGAGTAGCTAGTCAGAGTGTAGCGCAAAATAATCAGTTAGTGGCCGCCATTGGTGAATGGCTAACAGAGCAACAGTGA
- a CDS encoding ATP-binding cassette domain-containing protein produces the protein MLSTNNVSFKYEQGDWALEDISLNLSSGKVTGLIGANGSGKSTLFMILLGILKPNAGEVCWNGKPISYKKQDLYQLRQNVSIVFQDPDQQIFYTDIRSDIAFSLRNLGVAEDEITRRVNNALALVDAQHFADQPIQYLSFGQKKRVAIAGALVLDAPCILLDEPTAGLDPMGRQHIIEILQRVVAEGKQVVISSHDIDLIYQVCDEVYVLDRGHLLTHGATQEVFLQSDLIKQAGLVQPWLIRLHTEKGLPLYRTEQDFFEQSNLTEVVK, from the coding sequence ATGTTATCAACAAACAATGTTAGTTTTAAATATGAGCAAGGTGACTGGGCGTTAGAGGATATTAGCTTAAATTTATCATCAGGTAAGGTAACAGGGCTGATTGGTGCCAATGGTTCAGGCAAATCTACTTTATTTATGATCTTGCTGGGTATTTTAAAGCCTAATGCAGGTGAAGTGTGTTGGAATGGCAAACCCATCAGTTATAAAAAGCAAGATTTATATCAATTACGGCAAAATGTATCAATTGTTTTTCAAGATCCAGATCAGCAGATTTTTTATACCGATATACGCAGTGATATTGCGTTTAGTTTACGCAATTTAGGGGTGGCTGAAGATGAAATTACTAGGCGCGTTAATAATGCTTTAGCATTAGTAGATGCGCAACATTTTGCAGATCAACCTATTCAATATTTAAGCTTTGGACAGAAGAAGCGGGTGGCTATTGCAGGTGCTTTGGTATTAGATGCGCCTTGTATTTTATTGGATGAGCCTACCGCAGGTTTAGACCCAATGGGGCGACAACATATTATTGAGATTTTGCAAAGGGTAGTAGCAGAAGGCAAACAAGTAGTTATTTCTAGCCATGATATTGATTTGATTTACCAAGTATGCGATGAGGTTTATGTACTAGATCGAGGCCACTTATTAACCCATGGTGCTACGCAAGAGGTATTTTTGCAGAGTGATTTAATCAAGCAAGCAGGGCTAGTACAGCCATGGTTGATACGTTTACATACTGAAAAAGGTTTGCCATTGTATCGTACTGAGCAGGATTTTTTTGAGCAAAGTAATTTAACAGAAGTGGTTAAATAA